One stretch of Harmonia axyridis chromosome 1, icHarAxyr1.1, whole genome shotgun sequence DNA includes these proteins:
- the LOC123678312 gene encoding uncharacterized protein LOC123678312, which yields MSKYFKTNSDKTKDQSSVDPFGTHILLCHSKNDQKALENYATWLRERHAVHNKIAKKSHRQSGELLMNIADESNVVIEEKRALEYTRIPQKFDKYRGNPEWWEFPPGLHEKCRFRRDEIIYFYQKTTEQKNIIPTIEKVGLPGFIKNEKMLFPRTRNVYDKWQNLNYRKNRVEELSSLLVNIEPHKPDFDRLIVLGKNIQCQEENSQTFCNVSQGVVENKDGRRKTSIYDCSLKYCLKINGVFFYENSQSLSTSRKFHVLFEYDVQSLPFQTQYIVFENVGRVTIRLTWQKMEKFRLFRDIPSTNNTEHFCFDKNMLILVPGQIVNFPIWFQTNKVCTVVETWEIKTVPQFWSEPIRVFFVLQAQTHIENFMNRISVIKTDINQRVKRRIIKEILEDIMKKSNYQNYKSIDYSYYEPELFEAMNLDDSNPLRKPKYMYDKELVEQLKKFYSEIRQSYHPKTWNLNVWDLQVLARVRDLIEYAELRTLEFSQYRASLGSRSEMMDDKRQGSFSEVKLKRKSSGSELDNQSDQFLLRETRYSQLMKMLWKMAPPSICLNEERIKFFQVYSIFNAYFTLMALELYQIKAFYGIPVQYKQELYQNCPRLIFENFDDIQLNRTKRSFQEDTTAQPKPEILRDISSADVATVHNLYFMSSPSEFAFGKTGAKPDKKDDKKKSKQEDNRMSRAKQSQISSGSRINIGDAALVTLDFDPYEEVPPFPKDNTPRKRSSTTSEDTSSRQVEDGENKIDTLNIYVVIYTHLSYAVDAMVDTLESAKEYREPHRNIEQLKDCFKLFIEEESTETEDAPVNPFKIPEERNYFEKILEAHLNEVTGQYLICGKTEPVAIQRQPTVSWGGEKELVHEPSVFTLYKPEPQEVCFGERGAQTLPTSDVYETEMVSFSIKDICECPSEFRRFPQSPSEHFYYSDDEVFEDVDMPEGRKTQGSSSDEAVVHEVSKKKQSMPRASMSLMKEWNKKKCSMDDLGSLEDSPI from the exons ATGAGCAAGTATTTCAAGACTAATTCCGATAAAACCAAGGACCAAAGTTCCGTTGATCCTTTTGGAACACATATCCTATTGTGCCATAGCAAAAATGACCAAAAAGCACTTGAAAACTACGCTACTTGGCTTAGGGAAAGACATGCAGTTCACAATAAAATCGCTAAAAAATCGCATAGGCAATCTGGAGAACTGCTGATGAATATTGCAGATGAATCTAACGTGGTTATTGAGGAGAAGAGAGCTTTAGAGTACACTAGAATCCCCCAGAAGTTCGATAAGTACCGGGGAAATCCAGAATGGTGGGAATTTCCACCTGGTTTGCACGAAAAATGCAGGTTTAGGAGGGATGAAATTATATATTTCTACCAGAAAACGACAGAGCAGAAAAACATAATTCCGACAATAGAGAAGGTGGGATTACCAGGATTCATAAAAAATGAGAAGATGCTATTCCCAAGAACCAG gaaTGTTTATGATAAATGGCAGAATCTGAATTATCGAAAGAACAGAGTAGAAGAATTATCATCGCTTCTGGTAAACATCGAACCTCATAAGCCAGATTTTGACCGATTGATCGTGCTTGGCAAAAATATCCAATGCCAAGAAGAAAATAGCCAAACCTTTTGCAATGTAAGCCAAGGCGTCGTCGAAAACAAAGACGGTAGAAGAAAAACCAGCATTTATGATTGCTCTTTGAAATACTGCTTGAAGATCAACGGTGTGTTTTTCTATGAGAATTCACAGTCGTTGTCCACATCCAGAAAGTTCCACGTCCTCTTTGAGTACGATGTCCAGAGTCTTCCGTTTCAAACGCAATATATCGTGTTCGAGAATGTTGGTAGGGTCACCATTAGATTGACTTGGCAGAAGATGGAGAAATTCAGGTTGTTCCGAGATATCCCAAGTACTAACAACACTGAACACTTCTGTTTCGATAAGAACATGCTTATACTTGTACCAGGGCAAATAGTGAATTTCCCGATTTGGTTTCAAACCAATAAAGTGTGCACGGTGGTTGAAACCTGGGAAATCAAAACTGTTCCACAATTCTGGTCGGAACCAATTAGGGTATTCTTCGTTCTTCAAGCCCAAACCCACATAGAGAATTTCATGAATAGAATCAGTGTCATAAAGACGGACATAAATCAAAGGGTCAAGAGAAGGATCATTAAGGAAATACTAGAAGACATTATGAAGAAGTCGAATTATCAAAACTATAAGAGTATCGATTACTCTTATTATGAGCCAGAATTGTTTGAAGCAATGAATTTGGATGATTCGAATCCATTACGTAAACCCAAGTACATGTACGACAAAGAATTGGTTGAGCAACTCAAGAAATTTTACTCCGAAATCCGACAATCTTATCATCCAAAGACCTGGAATTTGAATGTTTGGGATTTACAAGTACTGGCAAGAGTTAGAGATTTGATAGAATATGCTGAACTAAGAACTTTAGAGTTTAGTCAATATAGAGCTTCGTTGGGTTCcaggagtgaaatgatggatgaTAAAAGACAAGGAAGCTTTTCTGAGGTAAAGTTGAAGCGGAAATCTTCCGGTTCGGAATTAGATAATCAATCTGATCAATTTTTATTGAGGGAAACCAGATACTCTCAGTTGATGAAAATGCTATGGAAGATGGCACCTCCATCTATTTGTTTAAATGAAGAAAGAATTAAGTTTTTTCAAGTGTACTCCATCTTCAATGCATACTTCACGCTTATGGCTCTAGAACTTTACCAAATCAAAGCTTTCTACGGGATACCAGTACAATACAAGCAGGAATTATACCAAAACTGTCCACgtcttattttcgaaaatttcgacGATATTCAGTTGAACCGCACCAAAAGGTCCTTTCAGGAGGATACCACTGCGCAGCCTAAACCTGAAATATTACGCGACATCTCATCTGCAGACGTTGCAACGGTCCACAATTTGTACTTCATGAGTTCACCTTCCGAGTTCGCTTTTGGGAAGACTGGCGCTAAACCAGACAAGAAGGACGACAAGAAGAAAAGCAAACAAGAGGACAACAGAATGTCTAGGGCTAAACAAAGCCAAATTTCATCAGGCAGCAGGATAAATATAGGAGATGCGGCCCTTGTGACTCTGGACTTTGATCCCTACGAGGAAGTGCCTCCATTTCCTAAAGATAACACTCCAAGGAAACGATCGTCTACAACGTCTGAGGATACTTCATCCAGACAGGTTGAAGATGGGGAAAATAAGATAGACACCCTAAATATTTACGTCGTAATCTACACACACTTGTCGTATGCAGTGGACGCTATGGTGGACACTTTGGAGAGTGCTAAAGAATACAGAGAGCCCCATCGTAACATCGAGCAACTCAAGGATTGCTTCAAACTGTTCATCGAAGAAGAATCAACGGAAACGGAAGATGCTCCGGTGAATCCTTTCAAGATTCCCGAAGAGcgtaattattttgaaaagatCTTGGAAGCGCATCTCAATGAAGTTACAGGGCAGTACCTGATCTGCGGCAAGACCGAACCTGTGGCAATACAGCGGCAACCAACCGTATCTTGGGGTGGGGAGAAGGAGTTGGTTCACGAACCGTCTGTGTTTACCCTGTATAAACCTGAACCTCAAGAGGTTTGCTTTGGGGAGCGTGGTGCGCAGACGCTACCAACCTCAGACGTTTACGAGACTGAAATGGTTTCCTTCAGTATCAAAGATATTTGCGAGTGTCCTTCTGAATTCAGACGGTTTCCACAGTCTCCTTCTGAACACTTTTATTACTCGGACGATGAGGTCTTCGAGGACGTGGATATGCCTGAAGGGAGGAAGACACAAGGGAGTTCCTCGGATGAAGCAGTTGTCCATGAAGTTTCTAAAAAGAAACAATCTATGCCTAGGGCGTCAATGTCTCTGATGAAGGAATGGAATAAGAAGAAATGTTCAATGGATGATTTAGGTTCATTGGAAGATTCACCTATTTGA
- the LOC123689084 gene encoding carbonic anhydrase 2-like, translated as MAEDVEDDIGEEITDEDYGDAPQYYLLSLADREARFESPINISLGFCKDLILPHLCWYHFDKVPKKMKITNTGHTLILSAKYYEERPYIANGPLIGKYVFSQLHFHWGCNNMEGSEHTIDGSALPGEMHVVTFKSCYLTQESALKEKDGVAVISYFFKLQNAENPVLQRLLDAIPEIKDANSSFKLEPWPLSNMLMEFDKDYMVYWGSVTASGCHHFVLWFICRYPIGASLEQMESFRELNDSHGKPLIRNFRPVNPLSDRHVFHVNPSENKHSTLYPLALSNKRQRV; from the exons ATGGCGGAAGATGTAGAAGATGATATTGGTGAAGAAATAACAGATGAAGACTACGGAG atgcTCCTCAGTATTACCTACTTTCGCTGGCTGATCGAGAAGCCCGCTTTGAGTCGCCCATCAATATCTCATTGGGATTCTGCAAGGATCTAATATTGCCCCACCTCTGTTGGTATCACTTCGATAAAGTTCCTAAAAAGATGAAAATTACCAACACAGGTCACACAC TGATTTTAAGCGCCAAATACTACGAAGAACGACCATACATAGCTAATGGTCCTTTGATTGGGAAATACGTATTTTCTCAGCTTCATTTCCACTGGGGATGTAACAACATGGAGGGAAGTGAACATACAATAGACGGTTCGGCCCTTCCAGGTGAAATGCATGTAGTAACATTCAAGAGTTGTTACTTAACACAGGAGTCGGCTCTAAAAGAGAAAGATGGAGTCGCTGTTATCTCCTATTTTTTCAAG TTACAGAATGCTGAAAATCCAGTTCTTCAAAGGCTCTTAGACGCCATTCCAGAAATAAAAGATGCAAACTCCTCCTTCAAATTGGAGCCATGGCCTTTAAGCAACATGTTGATGGAATTTGATAAAGACTATATGGTTTACTGGGGTTCGGTAACTGCTTCGGGATGTCACCATTTCGTGTTGTGGTTTATTTGTCGGTATCCTATTGGCGCTAGTCTAGAACAG atgGAATCTTTTCGAGAACTGAATGATTCCCATGGAAAACCTCTAATAAGGAATTTTCGACCTGTGAATCCACTAAGTGATCGACATGTTTTTCATGTGAATCCTTCCGAAAACAAACATTCTACCTTGTATCCTTTGGCACTGTCGAATAAAAGACAAAGAGTATAG